Proteins encoded by one window of Thermococcus sp. JdF3:
- a CDS encoding 6-hydroxymethylpterin diphosphokinase MptE-like protein: MDWGEWESFYLRIVQEMGYSVEEDRKAAELLRALLLEGDEYILRDELAAVVGRKAYVFGCGPSLEKALVEFDFSDGTLIAVDGATSALLEHDMVPDIIVSDLDGRIPDLRIANDRGAFMAVHAHGDNMDKLTAYVPLFSRVLGTTQTEPLDIVYNFGGFTDGDRAAFLAEELGAREIVLVGFDFGETVGRWSKPGLREHAPIWGSKRKKFEFAKELLKWLEKNGKARIEYLRPNP; this comes from the coding sequence ATGGACTGGGGGGAATGGGAGTCCTTCTACCTGCGCATAGTCCAGGAGATGGGATACTCGGTTGAAGAGGACCGGAAGGCGGCCGAGCTCCTGAGGGCGCTTCTGCTTGAGGGGGATGAATACATCCTGCGGGACGAACTGGCGGCCGTCGTCGGGAGAAAGGCCTACGTCTTCGGCTGCGGGCCCAGCCTGGAGAAGGCCCTTGTGGAGTTTGATTTCTCTGATGGAACGCTGATAGCCGTAGATGGGGCAACTTCTGCACTTCTGGAGCACGATATGGTGCCCGACATCATCGTCTCTGACCTTGACGGCAGGATTCCGGACCTGAGGATAGCCAACGATAGGGGGGCGTTCATGGCGGTTCACGCCCACGGCGACAACATGGATAAACTGACCGCATACGTGCCGCTCTTCTCAAGGGTTCTTGGAACGACCCAGACCGAGCCTCTCGACATCGTCTACAACTTCGGGGGCTTTACCGACGGCGACAGGGCCGCTTTTCTGGCCGAGGAGCTGGGCGCGAGGGAGATAGTTCTGGTCGGCTTCGACTTCGGCGAGACCGTGGGGAGGTGGAGCAAGCCCGGGTTGAGGGAGCACGCCCCGATATGGGGGAGCAAAAGGAAGAAATTCGAGTTTGCGAAGGAACTACTGAAATGGTTGGAAAAGAATGGGAAGGCGAGGATCGAGTACCTTAGACCAAATCCCTGA
- a CDS encoding LSm family protein, whose protein sequence is MGEKQYLLDRTLEAWKGKRVALAVSNEHSFTGILDDFDEEVILLRDVVDIAGNRAKALVVKIDDLNWIMLL, encoded by the coding sequence ATGGGCGAGAAGCAGTACCTGCTCGACAGAACCCTGGAGGCCTGGAAGGGAAAGAGGGTTGCCCTGGCTGTTAGCAACGAGCACTCCTTCACCGGAATCCTGGATGACTTCGATGAGGAGGTCATACTCCTGAGGGACGTGGTGGACATAGCCGGGAACAGGGCCAAGGCCCTCGTGGTGAAGATAGACGACCTCAACTGGATAATGCTCCTGTGA
- the mobB gene encoding molybdopterin-guanine dinucleotide biosynthesis protein B: MRGIAFVGFKKSGKTTTIEAVARVLKERGYRVAIAKSMHVDFDREGSDTWRFSKVADAVLVRANDTDALLFNAKDINALFSMVSADFLLLEGFKSVQHVPKIICARNEEDVRELNDGLAVAVSGVIASAGADGVEGLPVIDATKEPEKLADLVEKRAFMLPNIDCGLCGFKCAEMARMIVNGEKTLKDCVVLSSKPKVTVKIDGQVLPMKDWVQELVEKTIKGMLSAMKGYHEGRRIEIVIRED, translated from the coding sequence ATGAGGGGCATTGCCTTCGTTGGCTTCAAGAAGAGCGGGAAAACGACGACGATTGAGGCCGTCGCGAGGGTCCTCAAGGAGAGAGGTTACCGCGTTGCCATAGCCAAGAGCATGCACGTCGACTTCGACAGGGAGGGGAGCGATACGTGGCGCTTCTCAAAGGTCGCCGATGCCGTCCTTGTCAGGGCGAACGATACCGATGCTCTCCTCTTCAACGCCAAGGACATCAACGCGCTGTTCTCAATGGTCTCGGCGGACTTCCTCCTGCTCGAGGGATTTAAATCGGTTCAGCACGTTCCCAAGATAATATGCGCGAGGAACGAGGAGGACGTGAGGGAGCTCAACGACGGCCTTGCCGTAGCGGTGAGCGGAGTTATAGCCTCGGCGGGCGCGGATGGGGTTGAGGGCCTTCCTGTCATAGACGCTACCAAAGAGCCGGAGAAGCTCGCGGATTTGGTGGAGAAGAGAGCCTTCATGCTGCCCAACATCGACTGCGGCCTCTGCGGCTTCAAGTGCGCCGAGATGGCGAGGATGATAGTGAACGGTGAGAAGACGCTGAAGGACTGCGTTGTGCTCAGCTCGAAGCCGAAGGTCACCGTCAAGATAGACGGGCAGGTTCTCCCGATGAAGGACTGGGTGCAGGAGCTGGTGGAGAAGACGATAAAGGGCATGCTCTCGGCGATGAAGGGCTACCACGAGGGGAGAAGGATAGAGATCGTGATAAGAGAGGATTGA
- a CDS encoding M67 family metallopeptidase — MRLVIRQDDLKGIIKMTERSAVEVCGFLFGRREGNDFIVEEIRFIPNRLNSPTAFEMEPLEMVGAIDGAEERGLGVVGIFHSHLKCPPGPSGRDLEGMMLWPVVWLIVDDRGNYGAYVLGGDKIREVEVKIV; from the coding sequence ATGAGGCTGGTAATTCGACAAGATGATTTAAAAGGGATTATCAAAATGACAGAAAGGAGTGCTGTTGAGGTATGTGGCTTCCTCTTCGGGAGGCGAGAAGGGAATGACTTCATCGTCGAAGAAATTCGCTTCATCCCCAACAGGTTGAACTCGCCCACCGCCTTCGAGATGGAGCCGCTCGAGATGGTGGGGGCCATAGACGGGGCCGAGGAGAGGGGCCTTGGGGTGGTCGGCATATTCCATTCCCACCTAAAGTGCCCGCCGGGACCGAGCGGCAGGGACTTGGAGGGCATGATGCTCTGGCCGGTCGTCTGGCTGATAGTGGACGACAGGGGAAACTACGGGGCTTATGTGCTGGGGGGAGACAAAATCCGGGAGGTGGAAGTTAAAATTGTCTAA
- a CDS encoding CDC48 family AAA ATPase translates to MTEKREVKLKVASAYQRDVGRGIVRIDRKSMREIGVQSGDIIEIIGTKNTAAVVWPAYPEDEGLGIIRMDGTIRKNSGVGLGDEVTVRRADVKEAKKVIVAPTEPIRFGHDFVEWFHSRLVGRPVVRGDYIKVGILGQELTFVVTATTPAGIVQITEFTEFTVSEKPVKEVSKTAALGVTYEDIGGLKDVIQKVREMIELPLKHPEIFEKLGIEPPKGVLLYGPPGTGKTLLAKAVANEANAHFIAINGPEIMSKYYGESEERLREVFKEAEENAPAIIFIDEIDAIAPKREETHGEVEKRVVSQLLTLMDGLKSRGKVIVIGATNRPDAIDPALRRPGRFDRELEVGVPDKQGRKEILQIHTRGMPIEPEFRKGRVIEILEELERNDAYRESAERALMKVKGAKDEEIPEILRGIDEKLYDEVKARLIDALLEELAEVTHGFVGADLAALAREAAMAALRRLIKEGKIDFEAEHIPKEVLEELRVTRKDFYEALKMVEPSALREVLLEVPNVHWDDIGGLESVKEELREAVEWPLKYPEAFLGLGITPPKGILLYGPPGTGKTLLAKAVANESEANFIAIKGPEVLSKWVGESEKNIREIFRKARQAAPTVIFIDEIDAIAPRRGTDVNHVTDRLINQLLTEMDGIQENSGVVVIAATNRPDIIDPALLRPGRFDRLILVPAPDEKARLEILKVHTRNVPLAEDVRLEELAKRTEGYTGADIEAVVREAAMLAMRRALQEGIIRPGMKADEIRGRVKVTMKDFEEAMKKIGPSVSEETIEYYREIQEQFKQSRG, encoded by the coding sequence ATGACCGAAAAGAGGGAAGTTAAGCTCAAGGTCGCCTCTGCTTACCAGAGGGACGTTGGGAGGGGAATAGTTAGAATAGACCGCAAGTCAATGCGTGAAATCGGCGTTCAGAGCGGCGACATCATCGAGATAATCGGAACCAAGAACACGGCCGCGGTGGTGTGGCCGGCTTATCCAGAGGACGAGGGGCTCGGCATCATAAGAATGGACGGAACCATAAGGAAGAACTCCGGTGTCGGCCTCGGTGACGAGGTGACCGTCAGGAGGGCCGACGTCAAGGAGGCGAAGAAGGTCATAGTCGCCCCGACAGAGCCCATACGCTTCGGCCACGATTTCGTTGAGTGGTTCCACAGCAGGCTCGTCGGGAGGCCCGTCGTCAGGGGAGACTACATCAAGGTCGGCATCCTCGGACAGGAGCTAACCTTCGTGGTCACCGCTACGACCCCAGCGGGAATAGTCCAGATCACCGAGTTCACCGAGTTCACGGTCAGCGAGAAGCCGGTCAAGGAGGTCTCCAAGACTGCCGCTCTGGGGGTGACCTACGAGGACATCGGCGGCCTCAAGGACGTCATCCAGAAGGTCAGGGAGATGATAGAGCTCCCGCTCAAGCACCCGGAGATATTCGAGAAGCTCGGCATTGAACCGCCCAAGGGTGTCCTGCTCTACGGCCCGCCGGGAACGGGTAAGACCCTCCTTGCGAAGGCTGTGGCAAACGAGGCGAACGCCCACTTCATAGCCATCAACGGTCCGGAGATAATGAGCAAGTACTACGGCGAGAGCGAGGAGAGGCTTAGGGAGGTTTTCAAAGAAGCTGAAGAGAACGCGCCGGCGATAATCTTCATTGATGAGATCGACGCCATAGCTCCGAAGAGGGAGGAAACCCACGGCGAGGTCGAGAAGCGCGTCGTTTCACAGCTGCTCACGCTCATGGACGGTCTCAAGAGCCGCGGAAAGGTCATAGTCATAGGCGCGACCAACAGGCCCGACGCCATCGACCCGGCCCTGAGGAGGCCAGGAAGGTTCGACCGCGAGCTTGAGGTCGGCGTCCCGGACAAGCAGGGCAGGAAGGAGATACTTCAGATACACACGAGGGGAATGCCCATCGAGCCCGAGTTCAGAAAGGGCAGGGTCATCGAGATACTCGAGGAGCTTGAGAGGAACGACGCCTACCGCGAGAGCGCCGAGAGGGCTCTGATGAAGGTCAAAGGAGCGAAGGATGAGGAGATTCCGGAGATACTCAGGGGCATAGACGAGAAGCTCTACGACGAGGTCAAGGCCAGGCTCATCGATGCTCTCCTCGAGGAGCTGGCTGAAGTCACCCACGGATTCGTCGGTGCCGATCTGGCGGCGCTGGCGAGGGAGGCGGCGATGGCCGCTCTGAGGAGGCTCATCAAGGAGGGCAAGATCGACTTCGAGGCCGAGCACATACCCAAGGAGGTCCTTGAGGAGCTCAGGGTCACCAGGAAGGACTTCTACGAGGCTCTCAAGATGGTCGAGCCGTCGGCGCTCAGGGAGGTGCTCCTGGAGGTTCCGAACGTCCACTGGGACGACATAGGCGGCCTTGAGAGCGTGAAGGAGGAGCTCCGCGAGGCCGTTGAGTGGCCGCTCAAGTATCCGGAGGCCTTCCTCGGGCTCGGCATAACCCCGCCGAAGGGAATACTCCTCTACGGTCCGCCCGGAACCGGTAAGACCCTCCTGGCAAAGGCTGTAGCGAACGAGAGTGAAGCGAACTTCATCGCCATCAAGGGCCCAGAGGTGCTGAGCAAGTGGGTCGGTGAGAGCGAGAAGAACATCAGGGAGATATTCAGGAAGGCTCGCCAGGCTGCGCCAACGGTCATATTCATAGACGAGATTGACGCCATTGCTCCGCGCAGGGGAACCGATGTCAACCACGTCACCGACAGGCTCATCAACCAGCTCCTCACCGAGATGGACGGAATCCAGGAGAACAGTGGAGTGGTCGTCATAGCGGCGACCAACAGGCCGGACATCATAGACCCGGCCCTGCTCAGGCCCGGCAGGTTCGACAGGCTGATACTCGTGCCAGCACCGGACGAGAAGGCCAGACTGGAGATACTCAAGGTGCACACCAGGAACGTGCCGCTCGCAGAGGACGTCAGACTTGAAGAGCTGGCGAAGAGGACGGAGGGTTACACGGGAGCCGACATAGAGGCGGTGGTCAGAGAGGCCGCGATGCTCGCCATGCGCAGGGCGCTCCAGGAGGGCATCATAAGGCCCGGCATGAAGGCCGATGAGATAAGGGGGAGGGTCAAGGTCACGATGAAGGACTTCGAGGAGGCCATGAAGAAAATAGGGCCGAGCGTGAGCGAGGAGACCATTGAATACTACAGGGAGATTCAGGAGCAGTTCAAACAGTCACGTGGATGA
- a CDS encoding Hsp20/alpha crystallin family protein, translating into MVWRRDRYWDPFDLMREIQEEIDAIFRDVFHGPRLWSTREPERYEFVSETWREPFVDIFDRGDRFIITVELPGVRREDIKLRVTGDTVYLEAQVKREKELETEGAIRIERYYSGYRRVIRLPEEVIPEKTKARYNNGVLEIEIPKKAPKKEEGEGFEVKIE; encoded by the coding sequence ATGGTCTGGAGGAGGGACCGCTACTGGGACCCCTTTGACCTGATGAGGGAGATACAGGAGGAGATCGACGCCATCTTTAGGGACGTCTTCCATGGACCGCGGCTCTGGAGCACCCGGGAGCCCGAGCGCTACGAGTTCGTCAGCGAGACCTGGCGCGAGCCCTTCGTGGACATCTTCGACCGCGGTGACAGGTTCATCATAACCGTCGAGCTTCCGGGAGTGCGCAGGGAGGACATCAAGCTCCGCGTTACGGGGGACACCGTCTATCTCGAGGCCCAGGTGAAGCGCGAGAAGGAGCTTGAAACCGAGGGAGCCATAAGGATCGAGCGCTACTACAGCGGTTACAGAAGGGTCATCAGACTGCCGGAGGAGGTCATCCCGGAGAAGACCAAGGCCCGCTACAACAACGGCGTCCTTGAGATAGAGATACCCAAGAAGGCCCCCAAGAAGGAGGAGGGAGAGGGCTTCGAAGTCAAGATTGAGTAA
- a CDS encoding MBL fold metallo-hydrolase — MIIDNVGLDSSARFAFQSHAHTDHFVSGEVIYSTRATKFLSHLRKGGFYREIEFGKTFYLGDFKAKLYPAGHMLGSAGIKLWLENGTLFYTGDTKWFKLRTAEKSRFPRADFLIIEATFGVPHFTFPTPREAEKKLIAFVEEALERGKKPVLYVNQMGKAQEVMKILDLHGYTVRASREMVKVARVYSKFGLSFGNISADGEVLLRSYRSPKVENSLSPWELTVSGFGTLKLSNHADFWELMRIVERVNPERVFTVYGFAEEFARILNGIGYESTAIESTTTLSGYWKFFNRTF; from the coding sequence ATGATAATAGACAACGTAGGCCTCGACAGCTCGGCCCGCTTTGCCTTCCAGAGCCACGCCCACACGGACCACTTCGTCAGCGGAGAGGTTATCTACTCCACCAGGGCGACCAAGTTCCTTAGCCACCTCCGAAAGGGCGGCTTCTACAGGGAAATCGAGTTCGGAAAGACCTTCTACCTCGGCGATTTCAAGGCGAAGCTCTATCCAGCCGGCCATATGCTCGGCTCGGCCGGAATAAAGCTGTGGCTCGAGAACGGGACGCTGTTCTACACCGGCGACACCAAGTGGTTCAAGCTCAGAACGGCCGAGAAGAGCCGCTTCCCGAGGGCGGACTTTCTGATAATCGAGGCCACCTTTGGCGTTCCGCACTTCACGTTTCCAACGCCGCGGGAAGCCGAGAAAAAGCTAATCGCCTTCGTCGAGGAGGCGCTGGAGAGGGGCAAAAAACCGGTTCTTTACGTCAACCAGATGGGGAAAGCTCAGGAAGTCATGAAGATACTCGACCTTCACGGCTACACCGTCAGGGCCTCGCGGGAGATGGTTAAAGTGGCGCGCGTTTATTCGAAGTTCGGCCTTTCCTTCGGCAACATCTCGGCAGATGGTGAAGTCCTCCTCCGTTCCTACCGCTCGCCCAAGGTTGAGAACTCCCTCTCGCCCTGGGAGCTGACGGTTTCCGGTTTTGGAACCCTCAAGCTCAGCAACCACGCCGACTTCTGGGAGCTGATGAGGATCGTGGAACGGGTAAACCCGGAGAGGGTTTTCACAGTTTACGGCTTTGCCGAGGAGTTTGCAAGGATTCTTAATGGGATTGGATACGAATCAACGGCTATCGAATCCACCACAACATTGTCGGGGTACTGGAAATTTTTTAACCGAACTTTTTAA
- a CDS encoding ABC transporter ATP-binding protein, giving the protein MSTYIIETEKLTKFFGRMNVVYHLNLKVPKGAVYGFLGPNGAGKTTTIKMLTGALKPTYGEIRIFGLDMPSERVEIMRKVGYMPEKPLAYEDITIFEFLTYMGRLLGLPKEEAVKQARELMAYTGVGKLAFNRIRELSSGQRQRVTFAMALLGNPELLILDEPTSNLDPLGRMEFIGRVLELAKAGKTIFISSHIVSEIERMCNHVGLIKDGQLIEQGRVRDLVNVEGTDYDVVVSDNGKLLEFLKDRVYVREAWEEEGILRVKLDERFAERFFVELPAFLAKEGLALKLFKSHTSPLERILMKRFNVGWKE; this is encoded by the coding sequence ATGTCCACTTACATCATCGAGACTGAGAAGCTCACCAAATTCTTCGGCAGGATGAACGTTGTGTATCATCTCAACCTGAAGGTTCCTAAAGGTGCAGTCTACGGCTTTCTCGGCCCCAACGGCGCCGGAAAGACCACCACAATAAAGATGCTTACCGGGGCGCTGAAGCCGACCTACGGCGAGATAAGGATTTTTGGCCTGGACATGCCGAGTGAGAGGGTTGAGATAATGCGAAAGGTCGGCTATATGCCCGAGAAGCCCCTTGCCTATGAGGACATAACGATTTTCGAGTTCCTGACCTATATGGGCCGTCTCTTAGGTCTTCCCAAGGAGGAGGCCGTGAAGCAGGCGAGGGAGCTGATGGCCTACACCGGAGTTGGAAAGCTGGCCTTCAACAGGATACGGGAGCTCTCAAGCGGTCAGAGGCAGAGGGTTACTTTTGCCATGGCCCTCCTTGGGAACCCTGAGCTTCTAATCCTCGACGAGCCGACGAGCAACCTCGACCCCCTCGGGAGAATGGAATTCATCGGCAGGGTTTTGGAACTGGCCAAGGCTGGAAAGACCATCTTCATAAGCTCACACATAGTCAGCGAGATAGAGAGGATGTGCAACCACGTCGGCCTGATTAAGGACGGCCAGCTCATCGAACAGGGGCGCGTTAGAGACCTGGTGAACGTCGAGGGGACAGATTACGACGTTGTTGTCTCGGACAACGGGAAGCTCCTGGAATTCCTGAAGGACAGGGTTTACGTGAGGGAGGCATGGGAAGAGGAGGGAATCCTCCGAGTGAAGCTCGACGAGAGGTTCGCGGAGCGGTTCTTCGTTGAGCTACCCGCCTTTCTGGCCAAAGAGGGACTCGCCCTCAAGCTCTTCAAGTCCCACACGAGTCCGCTGGAGAGGATCCTGATGAAGCGCTTCAACGTGGGGTGGAAGGAATGA
- a CDS encoding ABC transporter permease has product MSDNGMKPFQSALWVVFESEFRRLIRSRKLKVLFLVTFFPAFIYLLSPNASGTGIDAMLKAFQALMLDLVPNYWLGIIGQLIAIILMSDLLAGEIDRGTIRVLLARPVRLSEVVAAKFFAGLGALAILFGVPYTVIWLYNPLVYDTGANGLWKGLPDFLLALGATLLVLAALGALAMLVSVIITRPLYASLATFGIVFLLQFLLPQIPYVKTPERYTLGYQAVVLLKAGFDKVDLGAFIGNPSHTAVFFGAVGAIFLAVAWAVLVGRDFPD; this is encoded by the coding sequence ATGAGCGATAACGGCATGAAGCCCTTCCAGAGCGCCCTCTGGGTGGTCTTTGAGAGCGAGTTCAGGAGATTGATCCGCTCAAGGAAGCTCAAGGTCCTATTCCTCGTTACGTTCTTTCCTGCGTTCATATACCTTCTCAGCCCAAACGCATCGGGAACCGGCATTGATGCTATGCTCAAGGCGTTTCAGGCTCTCATGCTTGATCTGGTCCCCAACTACTGGCTGGGTATAATCGGCCAGCTCATCGCGATAATCCTCATGAGCGACCTCCTCGCGGGTGAGATAGACCGGGGAACAATAAGGGTACTGCTTGCGAGGCCGGTGAGGCTCAGCGAGGTTGTAGCCGCGAAGTTTTTCGCTGGACTCGGCGCCCTTGCGATTCTCTTTGGAGTTCCCTACACCGTTATCTGGCTCTACAACCCCCTCGTTTACGATACCGGTGCGAACGGACTCTGGAAAGGCCTGCCCGACTTTCTCCTTGCCCTGGGAGCGACGCTCCTTGTTCTGGCCGCCCTCGGCGCCCTGGCGATGCTGGTTTCGGTCATCATAACGCGCCCGCTCTACGCCTCGCTGGCGACCTTTGGGATAGTCTTTCTCCTTCAGTTCCTCCTGCCCCAGATTCCCTACGTCAAAACCCCGGAGCGCTACACCCTCGGCTATCAGGCGGTGGTTCTGCTGAAGGCCGGGTTCGATAAGGTTGACCTGGGCGCCTTCATCGGGAATCCCTCCCATACGGCCGTCTTTTTTGGTGCAGTTGGGGCCATCTTCCTGGCCGTTGCCTGGGCGGTGCTCGTAGGCCGCGACTTCCCCGATTGA
- a CDS encoding methylmalonyl-CoA mutase has protein sequence MTFDKEKLAKIREEEKRWDETTVKKFIEKRPERKEKFMTDDGFEIKRTYTPADLGEDWDYLEKLGFPGEYPFTRGVYATMYRGRFWTMRQYAGFGTAEESNRRYKYLLEQGQTGLSVAFDLPTQIGYDSDHPMSEGEVGKVGVAIDSLWDMRVLFDGIPLDKVSTSMTINSTAANLLAMYILVAEEQGVAPSQLRGTVQNDILKEYIARGTYIFPPQPSMRLTTDIIMYCAENVPKWNPISISGYHIREAGANAVQEVAFTLADGIEYVKAVIDRGMDVDKFAGRLSFFFNAHNNFLEEIAKFRAARRLWAYIMKEWFNAKNPRSMLLRFHTQTAGSTLTAQQPENNIVRVAIQALAAVLGGTQSLHTNSYDEALSLPTEKSVRIALRTQQIIAYESGVVDTIDPLGGSYYIEWLTDHIYEEALKYIEKIQKMGGMMRAIERGYIQKEIAESAYKYQREVEEKKRIIVGVNEFIVDEPLDVEILKVDPSIREKQIERLKKLRSERDSKKVEEALDKLRKAAETDDENLMPYIIEAHRHLATLGEVTDVLREVWGEYRAPLIF, from the coding sequence ATGACTTTCGATAAGGAGAAGCTCGCGAAGATTAGGGAGGAGGAAAAGCGCTGGGACGAAACAACGGTTAAAAAGTTCATTGAGAAGAGGCCCGAGAGAAAGGAGAAGTTCATGACCGACGACGGTTTTGAAATAAAGCGCACCTACACTCCCGCTGACCTCGGCGAGGACTGGGATTACCTCGAAAAGCTCGGCTTCCCCGGTGAGTACCCGTTCACCCGCGGAGTTTATGCAACCATGTACCGCGGAAGGTTCTGGACGATGAGGCAGTACGCCGGCTTCGGAACCGCTGAGGAGAGCAACAGGCGCTACAAGTACCTCCTCGAACAGGGCCAGACCGGCCTCAGCGTCGCCTTCGACCTGCCGACCCAGATAGGCTACGACTCCGACCACCCGATGAGCGAGGGTGAAGTTGGAAAGGTCGGTGTCGCCATTGACTCCCTCTGGGACATGCGCGTCCTCTTCGACGGAATCCCGCTCGACAAGGTCTCAACCTCGATGACCATCAACTCGACCGCCGCTAACCTCCTCGCCATGTATATCCTTGTGGCTGAAGAGCAGGGCGTTGCTCCGAGCCAGCTCCGCGGAACGGTTCAGAACGACATCCTCAAGGAGTACATCGCGCGCGGTACCTACATCTTCCCGCCGCAGCCGAGCATGCGCCTTACGACCGACATCATAATGTACTGCGCCGAGAACGTCCCCAAGTGGAACCCAATCTCGATAAGCGGCTATCACATCCGCGAGGCCGGAGCCAACGCCGTCCAGGAGGTTGCGTTCACCCTCGCCGACGGTATCGAGTACGTCAAAGCCGTCATAGACAGGGGCATGGACGTCGACAAGTTCGCCGGGAGGCTGAGCTTCTTCTTCAACGCCCACAACAACTTCCTTGAAGAGATCGCCAAGTTCAGGGCCGCCAGAAGGCTCTGGGCGTATATAATGAAGGAGTGGTTCAACGCCAAGAACCCGCGCTCGATGCTCCTGCGCTTCCACACCCAGACGGCCGGCTCAACGCTCACCGCCCAGCAGCCGGAGAACAACATAGTCAGGGTCGCGATTCAGGCCCTTGCGGCGGTTCTCGGAGGAACTCAGTCCCTGCACACCAACTCCTACGACGAGGCCCTTTCCCTTCCGACCGAGAAGAGCGTTAGGATAGCCCTCAGGACCCAGCAGATAATCGCCTACGAGAGCGGCGTCGTTGATACGATAGACCCACTCGGAGGCAGCTACTACATCGAGTGGCTCACCGACCACATCTACGAGGAAGCTTTGAAGTACATTGAGAAGATCCAGAAGATGGGCGGTATGATGAGGGCCATCGAGCGCGGCTACATCCAGAAGGAGATAGCGGAGAGCGCTTACAAGTACCAGAGGGAGGTCGAGGAGAAGAAGCGCATCATCGTCGGTGTGAACGAGTTCATCGTCGACGAGCCGCTCGACGTCGAGATACTCAAGGTCGACCCAAGCATCAGGGAGAAGCAGATCGAGAGGCTCAAGAAGCTCCGCTCCGAGAGGGACAGCAAGAAGGTCGAGGAGGCCCTCGATAAGCTCAGGAAGGCGGCGGAAACCGACGACGAGAACCTCATGCCCTACATCATCGAGGCCCACAGGCACCTCGCGACCCTTGGGGAGGTCACCGACGTCCTGCGCGAGGTCTGGGGCGAGTACAGGGCGCCGCTGATATTCTGA